A region from the Lemur catta isolate mLemCat1 chromosome 7, mLemCat1.pri, whole genome shotgun sequence genome encodes:
- the LOC123642983 gene encoding interferon-induced transmembrane protein 3-like gives MNHASQPFFTRAQTGLPPNYEVLKEEHEVAVLGTPHGPAPSTSTVIHVHSETSVPDHVVWSLFNTLFMNCCCLGFIAFAYSVKARDRKMVGDVTGAQAYASTAKCLNVWALVLSILGTILVVVITVVVSIQSFS, from the exons ATGAACCACGCTTCCCAGCCCTTCTTCACCCGAGCCCAGACCGGCCTCCCCCCAAACTATGAGGTGCTCAAGGAGGAGCACGAGGTGGCCGTGCTGGGGACGCCCCACGGCCCCGCGCCCTCCACATCCACCGTGATCCACGTCCACAGCGAGACCTCCGTGCCCGACCACGTCGTCTGGTCCCTGTTCAACACGCTCTTCATGAATTGCTGCTGCCTGGGCTTCATAGCGTTCGCCTACTCCGTGAAG GCTAGGGACAGGAAGATGGTGGGCGACGTGACCGGGGCCCAGGCCTACGCCTCCACCGCCAAGTGCCTGAACGTCTGGGCCCTGGTCCTCAGCATCCTGGGGACCATTCTGGTCGTCGTCATCACGGTGGTGGTCAGCATCCAGAGCTTTTCCTAG
- the IFITM5 gene encoding interferon-induced transmembrane protein 5, which yields MDTSFPREDPQPPTPRKADGAAPTALTLGAPRPPPRDHLVWSVFSTLYLNLCCLGLLALAYSVKARDQKVAGDLEAARRFGSKAKCYNILAAMWTLVPPLLLLGLVVTGALHLARLAKDSAAFFSTKFDDGDYD from the exons ATGGACACGTCGTTCCCCCGCGAGGACCCCCAGCCTCCCACGCCCCGCAAGGCCGACGGCGCGGCCCCCACGGCGCTCACGCTGGGGGCGCCGCGACCCCCGCCTCGAGACCACTTGGTCTGGTCGGTCTTCAGCACCCTCTACCTGAACCTGTGCTGCCTGGGCTTGCTGGCGCTGGCCTACTCCGTCAAG GCCCGAGACCAGAAGGTGGCTGGGGACCTGGAGGCCGCCCGGCGTTTCGGCTCCAAAGCCAAGTGCTACAACATCCTGGCCGCCATGTGGACACTGGTGCCCCCGCTGCTGCTCCTGGGGCTGGTGGTGACCGGCGCCCTGCACCTGGCCCGTCTGGCCAAGGACTCTGCAGCCTTCTTCAGCACCAAGTTTGACGACGGGGACTACGACTGA
- the PGGHG gene encoding protein-glucosylgalactosylhydroxylysine glucosidase: MEDAGEDPTIFTAHSLPSDPRLWATVTNAYLGTRVYHDTLHVSGVYNGLRADTHRAALPSPLNVRMEAPAGAGEQLTETFALDTSTGSFLHTLEGLSFRASQCIYAHRTLPHVLAFSVSVARRTPGREPITVLLRSAFSPESPDLDLRRGPDFQGARYLYGRTLTPEQPGGPQQEVHMLWTPVPPALTLGQGEEGGTWDFLTVVGGSQAEARACLAEAAQLQAGGALYSSHTRAWAQLWAGCGLDVAGPLPLRQALRGSLYYLLSALPQPKATGYICHGLSPGGLSNGSRGECYWGHVFWDQELWMFPLVLMLHPEAARAILEYRVRTLGGALENARNLGYQGAKFAWESAGSGLEVCPEDVYGTQEIHVNGAVVLAFELYYHSTQDLQLFREAGGWDVVSAVAEFWCSRVEWSPREEKYHLRGVMPPDEYHAGVNNSVYTNVLAQNSLRFAAALAWDLGLPVPNRWLEVADKIKVPFDPARNFHPEFDGYELGEQVKQADVVLLGYPVPFPLSPDVRGRNLEVYEAVTSPRGPAMTWSMFAVGWMELKDPVRARNLLDRSFANAAEPFKVWTENADGSGAVNFLTGMGGFLQAVLFGCTGFRITRTAMTFDPMCLAGVPRVCVSGISYQGNKLNFSFAEDSVTVEVVAQPGPRAAPLEAELWPSQARLPLRPGNKVSFPRSAGRIQKSACSCLVPSPGHRRPQGRMGTGQQLD; encoded by the exons ATGGAGGACGCCGGCGAGGACCCCACCATATTCACTGCCCACTCTCTGCCCAGTGACCCCCGGCTCTGGGCCACCGTGACCAACGCGTACCTGGGCACACGTGTGTATCATGATACGCTGCATGTGAGCGGCGTGTACAACGGGCTCAGGGCGGACACACACCGggcagctctgcccagccccctcAACGTGCGGATGGAGGCTCCCGCGGGGGCTGGAGAGCAGCTGACGGAGACTTTTGCTCTGGACACCAGTACAG gtTCCTTTCTGCACACCCTCGAGGGCCTCAGCTTCCGGGCCTCCCAGTGCATCTACGCCCACCGCACTCTGCCCCACGTGCTGGCCTTCAGCGTGTCCGTCGCCCGCCGGACCCCGGGGCGCGAGCCCATCACGGTGCTGCTGCGGTCGGCCTTCTCCCCAGAAAGCCCAGACCTGGACCTGCGTCGGGGTCCTGACTTCCAGGGAGCCCg GTACCTCTATGGCCGCACCCTCACCCCTGAGCAGCCCGGAGGGCCGCAGCAGGAGGTGCACATGCTGTGGACTCCAGTGCCCCCGGCCCTGACCCTGGGGCAAGGCGAGGAGGGCGGCACCTGGGACTTCCTGACGGTGGTGGGCGGCAGCCAGGCCGAGGCCCGGGCCTGCCTCGCGGAGGCCGCGCAGCTGCAGGCCGGGGGTGCCCTGTACAGCAGCCACACACGGGCCTGGGCCCAGCTGTGGGCAGGCTGTGGCCTGGACGTGGCAGGGCCCCTGCCCCTGCGCCAGGCCCTGCGTGGCTCCCTCTACTACCTGCTCagtgccctgccccagcccaagGCCACGGGGTACATCTGCCACGGCCTCAGCCCTGGTGGCCTCTCCAATGGGAGCCGTGGGGAATGCTACTGGGGCCACGTCTTCTGGGACCAG GAGCTCTGGATGTTCCCGCTGGTCCTGATGCTCCACCCCGAAGCGGCCAGGGCCATCCTGGAGTACCGAGTCCGGACGCTGGGCGGGGCCCTGGAGAACGCCCGCAACCTGGGCTACCAG GGAGCCAAGTTTGCCTGGGAGAGCGCAGGCTCCGGCCTGGAGGTCTGCCCCGAGGACGTCTATGGGACCCAGGAGATCCACGTCAACGGGGCGGTGGTGCTGGCCTTCGAGCTGTACTACCATTCCACCCAG GACCTGCAGCTCTTCCGAGAGGCTGGCGGCTGGGATGTGGTCAGTGCGGTGGCGGAGTTTTGGTGCAGCCGCGTGGAATGGAGCCCCAGGGAGGAGAAGTATCACCTACGGG GAGTCATGCCCCCCGACGAGTACCACGCCGGCGTCAACAACTCCGTGTACACCAACGTCCTGGCCCAGAACAG CCTGCGCTTTGCTGCTGCCCTGGCCTGGGACCTGGGGCTGCCCGTCCCCAACCGGTGGCTGGAGGTGGCTGACAAGATCAAGGTGCCCTTTGACCCGGCACGGAACTTCCACCCTGAGTTTGATGGGTACGAGCTCG gagAGCAGGTGAAGCAGGCGGACGTTGTGCTCCTGGGGTACCCGGTCCCCTTTCCCCTGAGTCCCGATGTGCGAGGAAGAAACCTGGAGGTTTATGAGGCCGTGACGTCCCCCCGGGGCCCCGCCATGACCTGG agCATGTTTGCAGTGGGCTGGATGGAGCTGAAGGACCCTGTGCGGGCCCGGAACCTTCTGGACAGGAGCTTCGCCAATGCGGCTGAGCCCTTCAAG GTGTGGACAGAGAACGCCGATGGGTCTGGCGCCGTGAACTTCCTGACAGGCATGGGGGGCTTCCTGCAGGCCGTGCTCTTCGGGTGCACAGGCTTCAG GATCACCAGGACAGCTATGACCTTTGACCCCATGTGCCTGGCAGGGGTCCCCAGAGTGTGTGTCTCTGGCATCTCCTACCAGGGGAACAAGCTCAACTTCTCCTTCGCTGAGGACTCCGTGACAGTAGAAGTTGTGGCTCAGCCAGGGCCCCGGGCCGCCCCACTGGAGGCCGAGCTTTGGCCGTCACAGGCCCGGCTCCCTCTGCGGCCAG GAAACAAGGTCTCCTTTCCCCGCTCTGCTGGCCGGATACAAAAGTCAGCCTGTAGCTGCCT AGTCCCGTCTCCTGGGCACCGCAGGCCACAGGGCCGCATGGGGACTGGCCAGCAGCTCGActga
- the LOC123642189 gene encoding translation initiation factor IF-2-like — MVSCRGLERGPGALTRPALLLQGPVAASAGRLGGPAPGACQARGGRLEAAAHPGRGCGVRVGRGEPEGGQRGFWRFPSPIPASPVPPVQERGPALLPERTLLFARGPLPSVLPAVRPPQTSSAHLPAWAPRARPCSPCGPRRRRLGAPGAPEPAPPAAPPSQPQHSSPPRAFGGPARNHTWQDLLAADPGPVSPRPHGHDFSLCGSVKFVVPIKPDFTQGGRGHSLGSERRAGPAGWACGKGAVPLQWVDGPAVCCVGVASGLLPGHPHVHPLVHVFPGRGSWGPRGPMGPAEWAAWSGPWLCHSRATLGPWMSSGPPWAWVSPTMSGQFLLSKVTVSSQR; from the exons ATGGTCAGCTGCAGGGGCCTGGAGAGGGGGCCCGGGGCCCT GACGAGGCCGGCGCTGCTGCTCCAGGGCCCGGTGGCCGCGTCAGCAGGAAGGCTCGGCGGTCCCGCCCCCGGGGCCTGCCAGGCGCGGGGCGGCCGGCTGGAGGCCGCCGCCCACCCAGGCCGAGGCTGCGGCGTCCGCGTGGGCCGG GGGGAGCCTGAGGGGGGCCAGCGGGGCTTCTGGCGGTTTCCCTCTCCAATTCCTGCCTCCCCCGTGCCCCCCGTGCAGGAGCGGGGTCCTGCACTTCTCCCGGAGCGCACCCTTCTCTTTGCCCGGGGACCCCTCCCGTCGGTTCTCCCAGCCGTGCGCCCACCTCAGACGTCCTCGGCCCACCTGCCAGCCTGGGCACCCCGGGCCCGGCCCTGCTCTCCCTGCGGGCCGCGGAGACGCCGACTCGGTGCGCCAGGTGCGCCAGAACCCGCTCCTCCCGCGGCTCCTCCGTCCCAG CCTCAGCACAGTTCGCCTCCCAGAGCCTTCGGGGGTCCCGCACGGAACCACACGTGGCAGGACCTGCTGGCTGCTGACCCAGGCCCAGTGTCCCCTCGTCCTCACGGACACGACTTCAGTTTGTGTGGCTCAGTGAAGTTCGTTGTCCCTATAAAACCTGATTTCACGCAAGGGGGCCGTGGACACAGTCTCGGCAGCGAGAGGAGAGCGGGGCCTGCCGGGTGGGCTTGCGGGAAAGGCGCGGTCCCCCTGCAGTGGGTGGACGGGCCGGCTGTGTGCTGCGTGGGTGTGGCTTCTGGCCTCCTGCCTGGACACCCCCATGTGCATCCTCTCGTGCACGTGTTTCCGGGGCGGGGAAGCTGGGGACCCAGGGGTCCCATGGGCCCCGCTGAGTGGGCGGCCTGGTCCGGCCCCTGGCTGTGCCACTCACGGGCCACGCTGGGCCCCTGGATGAGCTCtgggcctccctgggcctgggtTTCCCCAACCATGAGTGGACAGTTCCTGCTTTCTAAGGTGACTGTGAGTTCACAGAGGTGA